Proteins encoded by one window of Arachis ipaensis cultivar K30076 chromosome B04, Araip1.1, whole genome shotgun sequence:
- the LOC107639033 gene encoding RING-H2 finger protein ATL2 (The sequence of the model RefSeq protein was modified relative to this genomic sequence to represent the inferred CDS: added 48 bases not found in genome assembly), with protein MTINNSTPNPITLTEANSRGYNLSGKIMLTAIILLFFLVLLMLSLHLYARWYLTRARRRHHLRRNLRRRRTNIVFYIDPPTLSASHGLDPALLESIPIFTYHPPNPPECAVCLSEFEPGETGRILPKCNHVFHTDCIDMWFHSHTTCPLCRAPVEPQPEVETRPEEVVITVCESETGSSSGICPQEVNRSGTGTGRERRKLSPVTVELPARTSEGFSDESGGHESPQLSSSSSFRSPMSRMLSFKRILSRERKGSVSPGGGGSCSTAAEVGDAERGGEKEETLR; from the exons ATGACGATAAACAACAGCACTCCAAATCCAATAACACTAACTGAGGCGAATTCAAGAGGCTACAATCTCAGCGGCAAGATCATGCTAACCGCCATTATCCTCCTCTTCTTTCTCGTTCTCCTCATGCTCTCTCTCCACCTTTACGCTCGCTGGTACCTTA GCACCAACATCGTCTTTTACATCGACCCTCCCACTCTCTCCGCTTCCCATGGCCTTGACCCCGCCCTCCTTGAATCCATTCCCATCTTCACCTACCACCCGCCAAATCCGCCGGAATGCGCCGTCTGCTTATCGGAGTTCGAACCGGGAGAAACTGGTCGGATCTTGCCAAAATGCAACCACGTGTTTCACACCGATTGCATAGACATGTGGTTCCATTCTCATACCACGTGTCCGCTGTGCAGAGCTCCTGTGGAGCCGCAACCTGAAGTGGAAACCCGACCCGAAGAAGTTGTTATAACGGTTTGCGAAAGCGAAACCGGTTCGAGTTCCGGGATCTGTCCGCAAGAAGTCAACCGGAGTGGAACTGGAACCGGAAGGGAGAGGAGGAAGCTTTCTCCGGTGACGGTGGAGCTTCCGGCGAGGACTAGCGAGGGTTTTAGTGACGAGTCAGGTGGTCACGAGTCGCCGCAGctgtcgtcgtcgtcgtcgtttCGTTCTCCGATGAGTCGAATGCTTTCGTTCAAAAGAATCCTCAGCAGGGAACGGAAAGGGAGCGTGTCTCCAGGCGGCGGTGGAAGTTGTAGCACCGCGGCTGAGGTGGGGGACGCAGAGCGAGGTGGTGAAAAAGAGGAGACTCTGAGATAG